The Methylobacterium sp. PvR107 genome contains a region encoding:
- a CDS encoding response regulator, with protein MKAPHEITCLVVDDSAVIRKVARRIIEDLGINVSEAEDGSAALEACAAGMPDVILLDWNMPNMDGYAFLQALRQSEGGDVPKVLFCTTENDVGAIARALRAGADEYIMKPFDRDILTAKLEQVGLVADAA; from the coding sequence ATGAAGGCGCCGCACGAGATCACTTGCCTGGTGGTGGACGATTCCGCGGTGATCCGGAAGGTCGCCCGGCGGATCATCGAGGATCTCGGCATCAACGTCAGCGAGGCCGAGGACGGGAGCGCCGCCCTCGAAGCCTGCGCGGCGGGCATGCCGGACGTGATTCTGCTCGATTGGAACATGCCGAACATGGACGGCTACGCGTTCCTCCAGGCCCTGCGCCAGAGCGAGGGCGGCGATGTGCCGAAGGTCCTGTTCTGCACCACCGAGAACGACGTCGGGGCGATCGCCCGGGCCCTCCGGGCCGGGGCGGACGAATACATCATGAAGCCCTTCGACCGCGACATCCTGACGGCCAAGCTCGAGCAGGTCGGCCTCGTCGCCGACGCGGCCTGA
- a CDS encoding asparaginase has product MAAGTAAGHGAGLPKVAFIGTGGTISSLGRDALDILDYTATDRRLDAGAILDSVPELATVASVVPVPFRAVPSPAIGFAEWRDLVKLCARLADEHPDLAGIVIGHGTATLEETAYALSLTLTVDLPVVLVGSQRPMSALSTDAKLNLVAAMRTAAAPESRGRGVLVVLNDEIQAAREVTKTSVARLQTFRTPDFGVLGHVDGDTVRYYRRSERATAPGTPFDIRDRPALPRVDIAYGYADADGTAVRAFLAAGARGLVSAGLAPGMTPPAEAEALEAAAAGGIVVVMSTRAGSGVVPLTTRLRSRGILSADNLTPQKARILLALALTVTHEPDAVARLFATY; this is encoded by the coding sequence ATGGCGGCAGGAACGGCAGCAGGGCACGGGGCCGGATTGCCCAAGGTCGCGTTCATCGGCACCGGCGGGACGATCTCGTCGCTGGGGCGCGACGCCCTCGACATCCTCGACTACACCGCCACCGACCGGCGCCTCGACGCCGGTGCGATCCTGGATTCCGTTCCCGAGCTGGCGACGGTGGCATCCGTGGTTCCGGTCCCGTTCCGGGCGGTCCCGAGCCCGGCGATCGGCTTTGCCGAGTGGCGCGACCTCGTCAAACTGTGCGCGCGCCTCGCGGACGAGCACCCGGACCTCGCGGGGATCGTGATCGGGCACGGAACCGCCACCCTGGAAGAGACCGCCTACGCCCTCAGCCTGACCCTGACGGTCGATCTGCCGGTGGTGCTGGTGGGCTCGCAGCGGCCCATGAGCGCGCTGTCCACCGATGCCAAGCTCAATCTCGTGGCCGCCATGCGCACGGCGGCGGCGCCGGAATCCCGCGGGCGCGGCGTCCTCGTGGTGCTCAACGACGAGATCCAGGCGGCCCGCGAGGTCACCAAGACCTCGGTGGCCCGCCTTCAGACCTTCCGGACCCCGGATTTCGGTGTGCTCGGCCACGTGGACGGCGACACCGTCCGCTATTACCGCCGCTCCGAGCGCGCGACCGCGCCGGGCACGCCATTCGACATCCGCGACCGTCCGGCGCTTCCGCGGGTCGACATCGCCTACGGTTACGCCGATGCCGACGGCACCGCCGTGCGGGCGTTCCTGGCGGCGGGCGCCCGCGGCCTCGTGTCGGCCGGGCTCGCCCCGGGCATGACCCCGCCCGCCGAGGCGGAGGCCCTGGAGGCGGCGGCCGCCGGGGGGATCGTGGTGGTGATGTCGACCCGGGCCGGGAGCGGCGTGGTGCCCCTCACCACCCGCTTGCGCAGCCGCGGCATCCTCAGCGCCGACAACCTGACGCCGCAGAAGGCCCGGATCCTGCTCGCGCTGGCGCTGACCGTCACGCACGAGCCGGACGCGGTGGCGCGCCTGTTCGCCACCTACTGA
- a CDS encoding isochorismatase family protein, with product MPLIDPARTLLLVIDVQVRLMPAIAEGDGVLANTGRLAAAAKLLEVPVLFTEQNAGGLGPTVPELAPEPGMAFPKMSFGAAQAPGFLDRLPAERDLVVAGCEAHICVLQTALGLLEAGRRVCVVGDAVGSRRIENRDAALVRMAAHGAEIVTTEMVVFEWLGTARHRRFCDVVRLIK from the coding sequence ATGCCGCTGATCGATCCCGCCCGGACGCTCCTCCTCGTCATCGACGTTCAGGTCCGGCTGATGCCGGCGATCGCCGAGGGCGACGGGGTGCTCGCCAACACGGGCCGCCTTGCCGCGGCCGCGAAGCTTCTCGAGGTGCCGGTCCTGTTCACCGAGCAGAATGCCGGAGGCCTCGGGCCGACGGTGCCGGAACTCGCGCCGGAGCCCGGGATGGCCTTCCCGAAGATGAGCTTCGGTGCCGCGCAGGCCCCGGGCTTCCTCGACCGCCTGCCCGCGGAGCGCGACCTCGTGGTGGCCGGCTGCGAGGCGCATATCTGCGTGCTTCAGACCGCGCTCGGCTTGCTGGAGGCCGGGCGACGCGTCTGCGTGGTCGGCGATGCGGTCGGCTCCCGCCGGATCGAGAACCGGGACGCGGCACTTGTGCGCATGGCGGCCCACGGCGCCGAGATCGTCACCACCGAGATGGTGGTGTTCGAGTGGCTCGGCACCGCCCGGCACAGGCGGTTCTGCGACGTGGTCCGGCTCATCAAGTGA
- a CDS encoding CheR family methyltransferase translates to MTELEFEYLRSFLKQRSGLALTPEKRYLVESRLTPVCRRFSLASLGDLIGALKLAQNGAIERAVVEAMTTNETFFFRDRLPFDLFRDTLLPEALARNAGRRKLRIWCAASSTGQEPYSLAMLLQEAAPRLAGWQVEIVATDLSTEVIEKAKLGLYSHFEVQRGLPVQWLIKYFTQVGEQWQIAQSLRSMVDYRQLNLLHSFASLGQFDVIYCRNVLIYFDAPTKSDVLARLAAQLAPDGALLLGAAETVIGLTDRLSPHPKHRGLYSHAAPAARLAETMPPLRVAAGV, encoded by the coding sequence ATGACCGAACTCGAATTCGAATACCTGCGCAGCTTCCTCAAGCAGCGTTCCGGCCTCGCGCTGACGCCCGAGAAGCGCTACCTCGTGGAGAGCCGGCTGACCCCCGTCTGCCGCCGCTTCAGCCTCGCCAGCCTCGGCGACCTGATCGGGGCCCTCAAGCTCGCCCAGAACGGCGCGATCGAGCGGGCGGTGGTCGAGGCGATGACCACCAACGAGACCTTCTTCTTCCGCGACCGGCTGCCGTTCGACCTGTTCCGCGACACGCTCCTTCCGGAGGCCCTGGCGCGCAATGCCGGACGGCGCAAGCTGCGGATCTGGTGCGCGGCCTCCTCCACCGGGCAAGAGCCCTACTCGCTCGCCATGCTCCTGCAGGAGGCGGCGCCCCGGCTCGCCGGCTGGCAGGTCGAGATCGTGGCGACCGACCTGTCCACCGAGGTGATCGAGAAGGCGAAGCTCGGCCTCTACAGCCATTTCGAAGTCCAGCGCGGGCTTCCGGTGCAGTGGCTGATCAAGTACTTCACCCAGGTCGGGGAGCAGTGGCAGATCGCCCAGAGCCTGCGCAGCATGGTCGATTACCGCCAGCTCAATTTGCTGCACAGCTTCGCGTCGCTCGGCCAGTTCGATGTGATCTACTGCCGCAACGTGCTGATCTACTTCGACGCCCCGACAAAATCGGACGTGCTGGCGCGGCTCGCTGCCCAGCTCGCGCCCGATGGCGCGCTGCTGCTCGGCGCGGCGGAGACGGTGATCGGCCTGACCGACCGGCTGTCGCCACATCCGAAGCATCGCGGTCTCTACAGTCACGCGGCTCCCGCGGCGCGCCTGGCCGAGACGATGCCGCCGCTGCGCGTCGCCGCGGGTGTCTGA
- a CDS encoding chemotaxis protein CheW: MQAANANANATSTETGATDDFVTVYVGETLFGLAIERVHDVFVPSGVTPVPLAPAEIVGLLNLRGRVVTAMSLRRRLGLPEAEADGAKASPKMAIGLEQAGETFALVVDGVGEVLKLGADSREAVPINLDSRFRDLATCVHRLDGRLLVILDVDALLGFTAAGAKAA, from the coding sequence ATGCAGGCTGCCAACGCCAACGCCAACGCCACCAGCACCGAGACCGGTGCCACCGATGACTTCGTCACGGTCTATGTCGGCGAGACCCTGTTCGGTCTGGCGATCGAGCGGGTCCACGACGTGTTCGTTCCCTCGGGCGTGACGCCGGTGCCCCTGGCGCCGGCCGAGATCGTCGGCCTCCTCAACCTGCGCGGCCGCGTGGTCACGGCCATGAGCCTGCGCCGTCGCCTCGGGCTGCCCGAAGCGGAGGCCGACGGCGCCAAGGCCAGCCCGAAGATGGCGATCGGCCTTGAGCAGGCCGGCGAGACCTTCGCGCTCGTGGTCGACGGTGTCGGCGAGGTGCTCAAGCTCGGGGCCGACAGCCGCGAGGCGGTGCCGATCAACCTGGATTCCCGCTTCCGCGACCTCGCCACCTGCGTCCACCGCCTCGACGGGCGCCTCCTGGTGATCCTCGACGTGGACGCGCTCCTGGGCTTCACGGCCGCCGGCGCCAAGGCGGCTTGA
- the chpT gene encoding histidine phosphotransferase ChpT, whose product MSSPNSPTLTLDGLDLAALLCSRVCHDVISPVGAIVNGLEVLEDDQDESMRTFALELIGKSARQASARLKFARIAFGAAGSAGASIDVADAESVAKGMFSDEKTKLTWSAPQALFPKNKVKLLLNLVMIATSAIPRGGVIDVTVTGDGEAPTFVFKAKGPHARIPPHVEELMAGSPESGTVDAHGILPFYAGLVARAASMAVRFAIQDDEVTITAESTVIDAPDAAEGEASDSALA is encoded by the coding sequence ATGTCCTCCCCGAACTCGCCCACCCTGACCCTCGACGGCCTCGACCTCGCGGCTCTGCTCTGCTCCCGCGTCTGCCACGACGTGATCAGTCCCGTCGGCGCGATCGTGAACGGGCTGGAGGTCCTGGAGGACGACCAGGACGAATCGATGCGCACCTTCGCGCTGGAGCTGATCGGCAAGAGCGCCCGGCAGGCCTCGGCGCGCCTGAAATTCGCCCGGATCGCCTTCGGAGCGGCCGGGTCTGCCGGCGCCTCGATCGACGTGGCCGATGCCGAGAGCGTGGCCAAGGGCATGTTCTCCGACGAGAAGACCAAGCTGACCTGGAGCGCGCCGCAGGCCCTGTTCCCGAAGAACAAGGTCAAGCTGCTCCTGAACCTCGTGATGATCGCGACCTCGGCGATCCCGCGCGGCGGCGTGATCGACGTGACCGTCACCGGCGACGGCGAGGCGCCGACCTTCGTGTTCAAGGCCAAGGGCCCGCATGCCCGCATTCCCCCGCACGTGGAGGAACTCATGGCCGGCAGCCCCGAGAGCGGGACGGTCGACGCCCACGGCATCCTGCCGTTCTATGCCGGCCTCGTGGCGCGGGCCGCCAGCATGGCTGTTCGCTTCGCCATCCAGGATGACGAAGTGACGATCACCGCCGAATCCACAGTGATCGACGCGCCCGATGCTGCTGAGGGCGAAGCTTCGGACTCGGCGCTCGCGTGA
- the cheB gene encoding chemotaxis-specific protein-glutamate methyltransferase CheB, with protein sequence MALSPAVAPLRSPSTPSTTASASAIRVLVADDSAVVRGLVARWIGEAGFELVATASNGRIALELMAKHDPDVVLLDIEMPELDGTTALPRMLAMSPSVQVVMMSTLTTRNADISLKCLALGAVDYIAKPESSRGVTTSDVFRAELIERVRVFGAARARTRRPASALAPAAHPAPAAPVTAHPAPAAPRAPTPFTLRPKVRSRTAPRALLIGSSTGGPRAVGEMLEGIGAAALRRLPVLIVQHMPPIFTAVFAEHLSTRTGLPAAEGKADERVEAGRIYVAPGGRHMGLAAGPSGPIIKLTDGPPVNFCRPAVDVLFKDAAIVFGAATATVILTGMGSDGTNGARALTEAGGPVLAQDEATSTVWGMPGSVARAGLAEAVLPLPELATALRALITGQPA encoded by the coding sequence ATGGCCCTGAGTCCCGCGGTCGCGCCGCTTCGCAGCCCATCCACCCCCAGCACGACCGCGTCGGCCTCGGCGATCCGCGTGCTGGTGGCCGATGATTCCGCCGTGGTGCGCGGCCTCGTCGCCCGCTGGATCGGCGAGGCCGGATTCGAGCTCGTCGCCACGGCCTCGAATGGCCGCATCGCGCTGGAGCTGATGGCCAAGCACGATCCGGACGTGGTCCTGCTCGATATCGAGATGCCGGAACTCGACGGCACCACGGCGCTGCCGCGCATGCTCGCCATGAGCCCGAGCGTGCAGGTCGTGATGATGTCGACCCTGACCACGCGCAACGCCGACATCTCGCTGAAATGCCTCGCCCTCGGTGCGGTCGACTACATCGCCAAGCCCGAGAGCAGCCGCGGCGTCACCACCTCGGACGTGTTCCGGGCCGAGCTGATCGAGCGCGTGCGCGTCTTCGGTGCGGCCCGGGCCCGGACCCGGCGGCCGGCCTCCGCCCTCGCGCCGGCGGCCCACCCGGCCCCCGCCGCCCCCGTGACGGCGCATCCGGCGCCGGCCGCGCCGCGCGCACCGACGCCCTTCACCCTGCGGCCGAAGGTGCGCAGTCGCACGGCGCCCCGCGCCCTGCTGATCGGCTCCTCCACGGGCGGTCCGCGGGCGGTGGGCGAGATGCTGGAGGGGATCGGGGCGGCCGCGCTCCGCCGCCTGCCGGTGCTGATCGTGCAGCACATGCCGCCGATCTTCACGGCGGTGTTCGCCGAGCACCTGTCCACCCGCACCGGCCTTCCGGCCGCCGAGGGCAAGGCCGACGAGCGGGTCGAGGCCGGCCGGATCTACGTGGCCCCGGGCGGTCGCCACATGGGCCTCGCGGCGGGGCCGAGCGGGCCGATCATCAAGCTCACGGACGGGCCGCCGGTGAATTTCTGCCGCCCCGCGGTCGACGTGCTGTTCAAGGACGCGGCAATCGTGTTCGGCGCGGCCACCGCGACCGTCATCCTGACCGGCATGGGATCCGACGGCACCAACGGCGCCCGGGCGCTCACCGAGGCCGGCGGCCCGGTGCTCGCCCAGGACGAGGCCACCAGCACCGTCTGGGGGATGCCGGGTAGCGTCGCGCGGGCGGGCCTCGCCGAGGCCGTGCTGCCGCTGCCCGAACTCGCCACGGCGCTGCGCGCTCTGATCACGGGGCAGCCGGCATGA
- a CDS encoding chemotaxis protein CheW: MDDLLREFLTESGEHLDTVDAELVRFEQDPNNETILRNIFRLVHTIKGTCGFLGLPRLEALAHAAETLMGRFRDGLPATSDSVTLILLTLDRLKAILADLEATGTEPSGSDDDLISALERMADVVAEAPVQAAPPEPVLPDPVVRELKPGEVSLDDLEAAFLAAPGPEESDFVLPPPAPVPVASEAPKAKSEPARAEAAKPAAAKPEAIEADKAEPVRAEKAEGAEGETTAAAKNQTIRVNVDTLEHLMTMVSELVLTRNQLLEIARRHEDSSYKVPLQRLSHVTAELQEGVMKTRMQPIGNAWQKLPRVVRDLSAELGKQIDLVMVGNETELDRQVLEVIKDPLTHMVRNSADHGLESTAERIAAGKPARGTIRLAAYHEGGTITIEIADDGKGLNLAAIRQKAVQRGLASQADVERMTDAQVAKFIFHAGFSTAAAVTSVSGRGVGMDVVKTNIETIGGLIDIATTAGRGTTFTIKIPLTLAIVAALIVRAGEHRFALPQVAVLELVRVDAGAQRVEHINGAPVLRLRERLLPIVSLTGLLGQSTPGTEAEQAGFVVVAQVGRERFGILVDEVFHTEEIVVKPMSVKLRHIPMFAGNTILGDGAVVLIVDPNGVARQVAQGVQGSGGHIDSDADEAVEMADTKTTLLVFKGGQGSFKAVPLSLVTRLEEIECAKVEWLGGRALIQYRGRLMPLVPADSAITIKSEGTQALVVFSDGERAMGLVVDEIVDIVEERLDIEIAAERSDLIGSAVLRGRATDIINIAHFLPLAYDDWARGLKRPEQISTVLLVDDSAFFRDMLSPVLKAAGYQVVTAASADAALAALQSDPKIEVVVTDLEMPGRSGFDLVAAMRRAEPRLAALPVVGLTGAIGADAVERARTLAINDLVAKFDRSGLIAALAEIGAGTVAKAA, translated from the coding sequence ATGGACGACCTGCTTCGCGAGTTTCTGACCGAGAGCGGGGAGCATCTCGACACGGTCGATGCAGAACTGGTGCGGTTCGAGCAGGACCCGAATAACGAGACGATTCTACGGAACATCTTCCGCTTGGTGCATACCATCAAGGGAACGTGCGGTTTCCTCGGTCTTCCGCGGCTCGAAGCCTTGGCGCATGCCGCGGAAACCTTGATGGGCCGGTTCCGCGACGGGCTGCCCGCCACCTCGGACTCGGTCACGCTGATTCTTCTGACGCTCGACCGGCTGAAGGCGATTCTCGCCGACCTCGAGGCCACCGGCACCGAGCCGTCCGGCTCGGACGACGACCTCATCTCCGCCCTTGAGCGCATGGCCGACGTGGTGGCCGAGGCGCCTGTGCAGGCGGCCCCGCCCGAGCCGGTGCTGCCCGATCCGGTGGTCCGCGAGCTGAAGCCCGGCGAAGTCTCTCTCGACGACCTTGAGGCGGCGTTCCTGGCGGCGCCGGGACCGGAGGAATCGGATTTCGTTCTCCCGCCGCCTGCCCCCGTGCCGGTCGCGAGCGAGGCGCCGAAGGCGAAGAGCGAGCCCGCCCGGGCCGAAGCCGCCAAACCTGCGGCCGCCAAGCCCGAAGCGATCGAGGCCGACAAGGCCGAGCCGGTCCGGGCCGAGAAGGCCGAAGGCGCCGAGGGCGAGACGACCGCCGCCGCCAAGAACCAGACGATCCGGGTGAACGTCGATACGCTCGAGCACCTGATGACCATGGTCTCGGAACTGGTGCTGACCCGCAACCAGCTCCTGGAGATCGCCCGCCGGCACGAGGATTCGAGCTACAAGGTCCCGCTGCAGCGCCTGTCGCACGTCACCGCCGAGCTGCAGGAAGGCGTCATGAAGACGCGCATGCAGCCGATCGGCAATGCGTGGCAGAAGCTGCCGCGGGTCGTGCGCGACCTCTCGGCCGAACTCGGCAAGCAGATCGACCTGGTGATGGTCGGCAACGAGACCGAACTCGACCGGCAGGTCCTTGAGGTCATCAAGGACCCGCTGACCCACATGGTCCGCAACTCGGCCGATCACGGCCTCGAATCGACGGCCGAGCGCATCGCGGCCGGCAAGCCCGCCCGCGGCACGATCCGGCTCGCCGCCTATCACGAGGGCGGCACGATCACGATCGAGATCGCCGACGACGGCAAGGGCCTGAACCTCGCGGCGATCCGGCAGAAGGCGGTGCAGCGCGGGCTGGCCTCCCAGGCCGATGTCGAGCGGATGACCGACGCGCAGGTCGCCAAGTTCATCTTCCACGCCGGCTTCTCGACGGCCGCGGCGGTGACCTCGGTCTCGGGCCGCGGCGTCGGCATGGACGTGGTCAAGACCAACATCGAGACCATTGGCGGCCTGATCGACATCGCCACCACGGCGGGCCGCGGCACCACCTTCACCATCAAGATCCCGCTGACGCTCGCCATCGTGGCGGCCCTGATCGTGCGGGCCGGCGAGCACCGCTTCGCCCTGCCGCAGGTGGCCGTGCTGGAGCTGGTCCGGGTCGATGCCGGGGCGCAGCGGGTCGAGCACATCAACGGCGCGCCGGTGCTGCGCCTGCGCGAGCGGCTCCTGCCGATCGTCTCGCTCACCGGCCTGCTCGGCCAGTCGACCCCGGGCACCGAGGCCGAGCAGGCCGGCTTCGTGGTGGTCGCCCAGGTCGGGCGCGAGCGCTTCGGCATCCTCGTCGACGAGGTCTTCCACACGGAGGAGATCGTCGTGAAGCCGATGTCGGTGAAGCTGCGGCACATCCCGATGTTTGCCGGCAACACGATCCTGGGCGACGGCGCCGTGGTGCTGATCGTCGATCCCAACGGCGTGGCCCGCCAGGTGGCGCAGGGCGTCCAGGGCAGCGGCGGCCACATCGATTCCGACGCCGACGAGGCGGTCGAGATGGCCGACACCAAGACGACGCTCCTGGTGTTCAAGGGCGGCCAGGGCAGCTTCAAGGCGGTGCCGCTGTCGCTGGTCACCCGCCTCGAGGAGATCGAGTGCGCCAAGGTCGAGTGGCTCGGCGGCCGCGCGCTGATCCAGTACCGCGGGCGCCTGATGCCTCTGGTCCCGGCCGACTCGGCGATCACCATCAAGTCGGAAGGCACGCAGGCCCTGGTGGTATTCTCCGACGGCGAGCGCGCCATGGGCCTCGTGGTCGACGAGATCGTCGACATCGTCGAGGAACGCCTCGACATCGAGATCGCGGCCGAGCGTTCGGACCTGATCGGCTCGGCGGTGCTGCGGGGCCGGGCGACCGACATCATCAACATCGCGCACTTCCTGCCGCTGGCCTACGACGATTGGGCGCGCGGCCTGAAGCGGCCCGAGCAGATCTCCACGGTTCTGCTGGTCGACGATTCGGCCTTCTTCCGCGACATGCTGAGCCCGGTGCTCAAGGCGGCGGGCTACCAGGTGGTCACGGCGGCGAGCGCGGATGCGGCGCTGGCGGCCCTTCAGTCCGATCCGAAGATCGAAGTGGTGGTCACCGACCTGGAGATGCCGGGCCGCAGCGGCTTCGACCTCGTCGCGGCGATGCGCCGGGCCGAGCCCCGTCTCGCGGCCCTTCCGGTGGTCGGCCTCACCGGCGCCATCGGTGCCGACGCGGTGGAGCGGGCCCGGACCCTGGCGATCAACGACCTCGTGGCGAAGTTCGACCGCAGCGGCCTGATCGCGGCGCTCGCCGAGATCGGCGCCGGGACGGTGGCGAAGGCCGCCTGA